One part of the Terriglobales bacterium genome encodes these proteins:
- a CDS encoding lasso peptide biosynthesis B2 protein: MLRASRSVVYAWLCVRVLPYAVLKSNLRGRVYSQPKNSSVEELKWAIEAVSRRVPGCNCLVQGLAGARLLRSYGHPAELKIGVSRFDGSFDAHAWVELDERVVLGGSDSARNFQPLPLRES; this comes from the coding sequence GTGCTTCGCGCATCCAGGAGTGTTGTTTACGCGTGGTTATGCGTAAGGGTGCTCCCATACGCGGTGCTAAAGTCGAACTTGAGAGGCAGAGTGTACAGCCAACCGAAGAACTCTTCGGTGGAAGAGCTGAAGTGGGCGATTGAAGCAGTTTCACGGCGTGTTCCCGGTTGTAACTGCCTCGTTCAGGGCCTTGCGGGAGCGCGACTCCTTCGGAGCTACGGGCATCCGGCCGAGTTGAAGATAGGCGTTAGCCGGTTTGATGGCTCGTTTGACGCGCATGCCTGGGTGGAACTCGACGAACGGGTCGTGCTGGGCGGGTCCGACAGTGCGCGGAACTTTCAGCCACTGCCTTTGCGAGAGAGCTGA